One window from the genome of Podospora pseudocomata strain CBS 415.72m chromosome 6, whole genome shotgun sequence encodes:
- a CDS encoding hypothetical protein (COG:S; EggNog:ENOG503P60B), producing the protein MADISIRKWIRWEPHSPTPPTSVIVLTSPQRRFVDIRVILPLPTRPDSELPLEQLEWAIAGTSTSSPVLNPKTKEVEYSHCVWSHWIDSRVNDRDAGADEGDNYPVEGHPELTLERGRMVNPASGRVEGYEEMWVAGEVRAVEGVGCVVLEYDADLKGEEGWARGEGGKQGEVERVGRGMVVRLGGYVQGFLRDEEDVRVERWVWEGERGKWEKKVRIGSGGLKGGEGVIPVEFVTEVGGQMEVGDEVMGVGGRRWKVVEKSLV; encoded by the coding sequence ATGGCGGACATCTCCATCCGCAAATGGATCCGCTGGGAGCCTCACTcccccacaccaccaacgtcCGTCATCGtgctcacctccccccaacgTCGTTTTGTCGATATCAGAGTCATCCTCCCGCTTCCTACCCGTCCAGACTCGGAATTGCCGCTAGAGCAGTTAGAGTGGGCTATCGCAGGCACGTCGACTTCTTCCCCGGTTTTGAACCCCAAGACGAAAGAAGTGGAGTATTCGCATTGTGTTTGGAGTCACTGGATTGATTCACGGGTCAATGACAGGGATGCTGGGGCTGACGAGGGAGATAATTACCCTGTGGAGGGACACCCCGAGTTGACgctggaaagggggaggatggtgaacCCCGCTagtgggagggtggaggggtacGAGGAGATGTGGGTGGCTGGGGAAgtgagggcggtggagggagTGGGGTGTGTTGTTTTGGAGTATGATGCTGatttgaagggggaggaggggtgggctcgaggggagggggggaaacaaGGGGAGGTCGaaagggtggggagggggatggtggttcggTTGGGGGGGTATGTACAAGGTTTtttgagggatgaggaggatgtgagggttgagaggtgggtttgggagggggaaagaggaaagtgggagaagaaggttagGATTGGGagtggggggttgaaggggggggagggggtgattcCGGTTGAGTTTGTTACTGAGGTTGGGGGGCagatggaggttggggatgaggttatgggtgtgggtggaaggaggtggaaaGTTGTTGAGAAGAGTTTGGTTTAA
- a CDS encoding hypothetical protein (EggNog:ENOG503P4XW) — translation MPPYQQCTDLGGKHSSPTGHSLADETLDVPPPCRSHLCRSGAGSDHEIALPCRSLLVPCLRRSARSIARNILPWSARSRAPSSAFFSHSAAASSGSTSHSCDDHSSWRVWIPTEASRTAEIMELSASQKLNSPAAVPVTNFMAGSWTAASIAAIFLSVRLYTRLRATRRLFWDDTVLIFGTVFVIAASALWQWAAPKFWFILAVGSGTAFPTDLQQFMKDVEITMRVFFVEQIFFYSTLACVKLSLLLFFRRIGWHMTKIRVAWWSVLGFVMATWLTSIGDSQWGCLVAKGFDIMAQCTEPPAIRYANLTLRINCALDVLSDAAVLSIPVILIWDSKLRMAKKLAVIGLFSLTLLTMLVAILRVVGISSATWANGQVDPSYVWLWSYIETCIAIIVACLTAFPQLFVSNKKPAPYKQSGPSSGSAPPSGYKGPEDSVRMVQSYGDALDTRVDEESYGCSPTAFESHSTTNLKPAGMSQPYPEVVEWHHVSPITSPYQQNGEYQQRYH, via the exons ATGCCACCATATCAACAATGCACCGATCTGGGGGGGAAGCATAGTTCCCCAACGGGGCATTCTTTGGCGGACGAGACTTTGGACGTTCCACCTCCTTGCCGCAGCCATCTGTGTAGGTCGGGTGCTGGAAGCGACCACGAGATTGCTCTTCCCTGCAGATCATTGCTAGTTCCTTGCCTGCGCCGTTCAGCTCGATCCATTGCTCGCAATATCTTGCCTTGGTCCGCGCGTTCCCGAGCTCCGAGCTCTGCCTTCTTTTCTCATTCTGCCGCAGCGAGCAGTGGATCAACATCTCATTCTTGTGACGATCATTCTTCCTGGAGAGTTTGGATTCCTACAGAAGCTTCGAGGACAGCAGAAATCATGGAACTCTCAGCGAGCCAGAAGCTCAACTCACCAGCTGCCGTCCCTGTGACGAATTTCATG GCAGGTTCCTGGACGGCCGCCTCGATAGCTGCTATCTTTCTCAGTGTTCGCCTCTACACCCGCCTAAGAGCCACACGTCGACTGTTCTGGGATGACACCGTCCTCATATTCGGCACCGTTTTCGTTATCGCAGCATCAGCACTATGGCAATGGGCAGCACCGAAGTTCTGGTTTATATTAGCTGTAGGATCGGGAACGGCCTTTCCAACAGACCTGCAACAGTTCATGAAGGATGTCGAAATCACCATGCGGGTCTTTTTTGTCGAACAGATCTTCTTTTACAGCACATTGGCTTGTGTGAAGCTCTCacttctccttttcttcaGGAGGATTGGCTGGCACATGACAAAGATCAGAGTCGCTTGGTGGTCGGTCCTGGGATTTGTGATGGCAACATGGCTTACCTCCATCGGCGATTCTCAGTGGGGATGCTTGGTTGCGAAGGGCTTTGATATCATGGCTCAGTGTACTGAGCCTCCGGCTATCCGTTATGCCAACCTAACGCTCAGGATTAATTGTGCCTTGGATGTGTTGTCTGATGCTGCCG TCTTGTCCATCCCTGTCATCTTGATCTGGGACTCCAAACTTCGGATGGCCAAAAAGCTGGCCGTCATTGGACTATTTTCCCTCACACTTCTCACAATGTTGGTCGCCATTCTGAGGGTAGTTGGCATCAGCTCGGCGACCTGGGCAAATGGTCAGGTTGATCCGAGCTATGTGTGGCTGTGGAGTTATATCGAAACTTGCATTG CAATTATCGTCGCATGTCTCACAGCCTTTCCCCAGCTCTTCGTCTCCAACAAAAAGCCCGCACCATACAAACAGTCCGGACCATCAAGCGGATCAGCCCCGCCCTCGGGATACAAGGGACCAGAAGACTCTGTCCGCATGGTGCAGTCATATGGTGACGCTCTTGACACGcgtgttgatgaggagagctACGGCTGCTCCCCCACGGCGTTTGAAAgccacagcaccaccaacctgaAGCCGGCCGGCATGAGCCAGCCCTATCCTGAGGTCGTGGAGTGGCATCACGTTTCGCCGATTACCAGCCCATACCAACAAAACGGGGAATACCAACAAAGATATCACTAA